A single Anopheles arabiensis isolate DONGOLA chromosome 2, AaraD3, whole genome shotgun sequence DNA region contains:
- the LOC120907487 gene encoding TELO2-interacting protein 1 homolog, with the protein MENFSEIFIKIKPLFNAVIKNPTQANILQLNEQFKTVDNSSVQVLQNIFLQQLLILVDAVPGQNKNELKTHLLECIITILLKGRLSKAVALRTTLLAAMKLLYDRDTGTVRPDLSEEYKLAVLKVLSLVSRRIQSELVEEVYVKENLTLLSQAIFVCVRIVETERARKLRFQAVDSIVSLLQVHDDFDFNDTVLRCQVAELLFITLPKLLATYVSIINGDEKQGTAVYRIAIKALGRTLSLIFEDYAKETLHDEYGIEQFRQLTESLAGTERSANILGLGLKENDKVKYFNETSRTRDWLLQAEKKVEQILQLILHLRGHEEELIRLEFAKMNCELLRNCTYNMPSCTVHYLQTVIAMCNDESARVRDLCERCQNSVPYFTMSFAGNRIDDLFFDALNQLPRVIYRGEEREQIASFRLITGFLGFFSEPQLASIFSSQNILEQFIMVLLAAAELDSVAELVRREYVSYRFEYEEGFHMQKEKNESRWIVLKNVSAPRAKQAFLELIHKLRQHDQAVNTVLMYILENFYASRINSNGYLFILSELIPDNTNDESNPSRLLEPFKTLLAEVLQPHHWFLELEENDNISDQKYNALHICLVVRTIAKLARFMKEQFRWYLYDALRILLQCCSSTLKCINESTELALDTVARSQGMSSIEQLLHHNLDYISQQITRCLRRKEHFRDGMNMLEAVLRFVPYDSSNVLETTVTPIIMNILDSYSQYGERNSIVCLRVLQIFIHSIRLRYAHETENEAEATNEKAATNLSEQIKRLQAFLRREIANDSEDDPEYNPDDQDEQPNATNMDEQATEHQDETETEEKEEHVPSHIKIVLRILTVNFKHLASSEDAERIVALSTLNEGIYVLQRYENQLLPLVHNIWFNFTERFSDRNPAVVRNAFELLLTMAQLSKDFIRKRSLDDVLPKLYQFMREHWNADPGAHQVYKLQCKFLTSIDGLVRNLNFSEKQLDQTLEIIRLYWVKSERRELKKQAAECLQRMRSINSLAVFLKCGCTTVLQ; encoded by the exons ATGGAGAACTTTTCGgaaatttttatcaaaattaagcCGCTTTTTAATGCAGTTATTAAGAACCCTACTCAAGCAAATATACTACAATTGAACGAACAGTTTAAGACGGTGGACAATAGCAGTGTGCAAGTATTACAAAACATATTTCTACAGCAATTGCTCATACTGGTCGATGCCGTACCAGGGCA GAACAAAAACGAGCTAAAAACTCACCTATTGGAATGCATTATCACCATTCTGCTGAAGGGCCGGCTTTCCAAAGCAGTGGCCCTGCGAACGACGCTACTGGCTGCCATGAAGCTGTTGTACGACCGGGACACGGGAACTGTACGTCCCGATTTATCCGAAGAGTACAAACTGGCCGTGCTGAAAGTGTTGTCGCTCGTGTCTCGCCGAATCCAGTCGGAGCTGGTGGAGGAAGTGTACGTGAAAGAGAATCTAACCCTGCTTTCGCAAGCCATCTTTGTGTGCGTCCGCATAGTAGAAACGGAGCGCGCACGTAAGCTCCGCTTCCAGGCAGTGGATTCAATTGTCTCGCTGTTGCAAGTGCATGACGACTTCGACTTCAACGACACGGTGCTTCGCTGCCAGGTTGCTGAATTGCTGTTCATCACGCTCCCCAAACTTCTCGCCACTTACGTGTCCATCATCAACGGTGATGAAAAGCAGGGTACCGCTGTGTACCGCATAGCGATAAAGGCCCTCGGACGTACGCTTAGCCTTATTTTCGAAGATTATGCGAAGGAAACGCTCCACGATGAGTACGGCATTGAACAATTCCGCCAACTGACGGAAAGTTTAGCTGGAACGGAGAGGAGTGCAAACATACTGGGATTAGGATTGAAGGAAAACGATAAAGTTAAATACTTCAACGAAACGTCGCGTACTCGCGACTGGCTGCTGCAGGCTGAAAAGAAGGTGGAACAAATACTGCAGCTCATTCTCCATCTCCGTGGACATGAGGAGGAGCTTATTCGCCTGGAATTTGCCAAAATGAACTGTGAACTGCTCCGGAATTGCACCTA CAACATGCCTAGCTGTACCGTGCACTATCTACAAACCGTGATTGCCATGTGTAACGACGAATCTGCACGTGTCCGCGATCTGTGCGAAAGGTGTCAGAATTCGGTTCCCTATTTTACGATGTCCTTCGCCGGAAATCGAATTGATGATCTGTTTTTCGACGCCCTCAACCAGCTGCCCCGCGTCATCTACAGGGGAGAGGAGCGCGAACAAATTGCCAGCTTTCGGTTGATAACAGGATTTTTAGGCTTCTTCTCCGAGCCGCAACTGGCCAGCATTTTTTCATCGCAAAACATTCTCGAACAGTTCATTATGGTACTGCTGGCTGCAGCCGAGCTTGATAGTGTTGCCGAGCTCGTCCGTCGAGAATACGTGTCCTATCGCTTTGAGTATGAAGAAGGATTTCATATgcaaaaggagaaaaacgaATCCCGTTGGATCGTGCTGAAGAACGTTTCTGCCCCGCGTGCGAAACAAGCTTTCCTCGAGCTCATCCACAAACTGCGGCAGCACGATCAAGCGGTCAATACCGTTCTCATGTACATTTTGGAGAATTTCTACGCCTCAAGGATAAACAGCAATGGATATCTGTTCATTTTGAGCGAGCTGATTCCGGACAACACAAACGACGAATCCAACCCTTCCCGACTGCTGGAGCCGTTCAAAACGCTACTCGCGGAAGTGCTGCAACCACACCACTGGTTTCTGGAGTTGGAAGAAAATGACAACATTTCCGATCAAAAGTACAATGCGCTACACATCTGTCTCGTGGTTCGTACCATTGCCAAACTAGCACGCTTTATGAAGGAACAGTTTCGTTGGTATCTGTACGACGCGTTGCGCATTCTCCTGCAATGCTGCAGCAGTACGCTGAAGTGCATTAACGAATCAACGGAGCTAGCACTGGACACTGTGGCCAGGTCGCAGGGAATGTCGAGCATTGAGCAGCTGCTCCATCACAATCTCGATTACATTTCGCAGCAAATCACTCGATGTCTTAGGCGCAAGGAACACTTCCGGGACGGCATGAACATGCTGGAAGCTGTGCTACGTTTTGTACCGTACGATTCCTCGAACGTGCTAGAAACCACGGTTACACCTATCATTATGAACATTCTCGACAGCTACTCGCAGTACGGCGAGCGAAACTCGATCGTGTGTCTTCGAGTGTTGCAAATATTTATTCACTCGATTCGGCTGCGGTATGCGCACGAAACGGAAAACGAAGCTGAAGCTACTAATGAAAAGGCGGCAACTAATCTTTCCGAACAGATCAAACGCTTGCAAGCTTTTCTGCGGCGAGAAATTGCAAATGATTCAGAGGATGATCCGGAATACAATCCGGATGATCAGGACGAGCAACCCAATGCAACCAATATGGACGAGCAAGCGACCGAACATCAAGACGAAACAGAAACGGAGGAGAAAGAAGAACACGTTCCTTCGCATATAAAAATAGTGTTGCGCATTCTGACCGTTAATTTCAAACACCTCGCATCATCGGAAGATGCTGAACGGATTGTGGCGCTGTCTACCCTTAATGAGGGAATATATGTGCTGCAGCGGTACGAAAATCAGCTCCTACCGTTGGTACACAACATTTGGTTCAACTTTACGGAGCGGTTCTCTGACCGGAATCCGGCCGTGGTAAGGAATGCATTCGAGCTACTGCTCACCATGGCACAATTGTCCAAAGATTTCATACGCAAACGTTCACTGGA CGATGTGCTTCCAAAGCTGTACCAATTCATGCGGGAACACTGGAATGCTGACCCCGGCGCGCACCAGGTATACAAACTGCAATGTAAATTCCTTACCTCGATCGACGGTTTGGTGCGGAACCTCAACTTTAGCGAAAAGCAGCTCGACCAAACGCTGGAGATTATTCGCCTGTACTGGGTGAAGAGTGAACGACGGGAATTGAAGAAGCAGGCCGCCGAATGTTTGCAGCGCATGCGATCGATCAATTCGCTTGCAGTCTTTTTAAAATGTGGCTGTACAACTGTGCTGCAATAA
- the LOC120907519 gene encoding serine palmitoyltransferase small subunit A-like, producing MFRKIWKSISSVYLLYELNTCIYMLDPWEKRFVNAFIFAILGLLIFSSYTFLPGYTRKLVNAFLPAHSALSDLDMDHQRSMEFNIH from the exons ATGTTTCGTAAAATATGGAAATCCATTTCCTCCGTTTATCTGCTGTACGAACTCAACACCTGCATATACATGCTGGATCCTTGGGAAAAGCGCTTTGTCA ATGCGTTCATATTTGCCATTTTAGGGCTGCTGATCTTCTCGAGCTACACGTTCCTGCCGGGATACACGCGGAAATTGGTTAACGCATTCCTTCCTGCCCATTCCGCCCTGTCCGATCTCGACATGGACCATCAGCGATCGATGGAGTTCAACATACACTGA
- the LOC120907503 gene encoding uncharacterized protein LOC120907503, translating to MTSKLEVNVEEDISRKIQVCPYRVSSQSSVVDDAEEFAALEDPDRRLESVETGDEKSPTISEWYRLQLNTFGATSFRRVEKLLDAVEQTPSESVEFDFNRCGYTNLHVQIVLDGLLQARPECLTRLDLSRNRLLNVSLARCLGNVLMELQSIVHLSLSFNTLDDDCIEVLGDALSNSGVRLLEAAHCQITDRGGSLLFSALLYSDCVQMLDVSWNHLDTASGQAIGRFLSTQKTLKELLLAGNHLYQELQCTVPLLLGMIGNETLELLDLSWNGLRGEELGRALSKAVQQSKLKCLKLECNMLSEVELSFVVKLAKKSETLVELWLGSNVFEGTVLVELVRTFMRHPTLLVLSLGPFQFIPQTVAKLCRICKRKYPAKQIIYQAVLRAKPARPVDVQEMLLERSRFLAQKPKKAKLKRDLGHLMLQFGDAETTLLTREEFVLALKRFRLKLDRALLEALMDAFEAPKKLVDTGAMALKYLTKHPTERPIVKSAKRKGQK from the exons atgacgtCAAAATTAGAAGTGAACGTTGAAGAGGATATTTCTCGAAAAATTCAAGTCTGTCCATACCGCGTCAGCTCTCAGTCCTCCGTGGTAGATGATGCGGAAGAGTTTGCAGCATTAGAAGATCCCGACCGTAGGCTAGAAAGCGTAGAAACAGGTGACGAAAAGTCACCGACCATCTCAGAATGGTATCGTTTGCAATTAAACACTTTTGGGGCGACGTCTTTTCGGCGTGTCGAAAAACTGCTGGATGCTGTGGAACAAACTCCGTCGGAAAGTGTGGAATTTGATTTCAAC CGTTGCGGTTACACTAACCTACACGTACAAATCGTACTGGATGGTTTACTCCAAGCACGTCCAGAATGTCTAACACGACTCGATTTAAGTCGCAATCGGTTGCTGAACGTGTCGCTGGCCCGATGCCTGGGAAATGTGCTGATGGAACTGCAAAGCATCGTCCATCTGTCGCTTTCCTTCAACACGCTAGACGACGATTGTATCGAGGTGTTGGGCGATGCGTTATCAAATTCGGGCGTTCGTCTGCTGGAAGCAGCTCACTGCCAAATCACCGACCGGGGAGGTTCACTGCTGTTCAGCGCACTGCTCTACAGCGACTGTGTGCAAATGCTGGATGTTAGCTGGAACCATCTGGACACGGCCAGCGGCCAGGCGATCGGGCGATTTCTTTCCACCCAAAAGACGCTGAAAGAGCTGCTACTGGCCGGTAATCACCTGTATCAGGAGCTACAATGTACCGTGCCCCTTCTGCTGGGTATGATCGGGAATGAAACGCTGGAACTGCTTGATCTTAGCTGGAACGGGTTAAGAGGGGAAGAGTTGGGTCGAGCTCTTTCAAAAGCTGTACAACAGTCGAAGCTGAAGTGCCTCAAACTGGAATGCAACATGCTGTCGGAGGTGGAGTTGTCGTTCGTAGTGAAGCTGGCGAAGAAGAGTGAAACGCTCGTGGAGCTTTGGCTCGGTAGCAATGTGTTCGAGGGCACCGTGCTGGTCGAGCTGGTTCGTACCTTCATGCGCCATCCTACGCTGTTGGTACTTTCGCTGGGTCCGTTTCAGTTCATCCCCCAAACGGTGGCCAAACTGTGCCGAATTTGCAAGCGCAAGTATCCCGCCAAACAGATCATCTACCAGGCTGTGTTGAGAGCGAAACCGGCCCGCCCGGTGGACGTGCAAGAGATGCTCCTGGAACGGAGCCGTTTCTTGGCGCAGAAGCCGAAGAAGGCAAAGCTGAAGCGTGATCTGGGGCATCTGATGCTTCAGTTTGGTGATGCCGAAACCACGCTGCTAACGCGCGAAGAGTTTGTGCTCGCGTTGAAACGGTTTCGGCTGAAGCTCGATCGTGCGCTGCTCGAGGCGCTGATGGATGCGTTTGAAGCTCCGAAAAAGTTGGTAGACACGGGTGCAATGGCGTTGAAGTACCTCACCAAACATCCGACGGAGCGGCCGATTGTAAAGTCCGCCAAACGGAAGGGCCAGAAATAA